The Rhizobium sp. WSM4643 genome window below encodes:
- a CDS encoding HlyD family secretion protein has translation MTIKKLHALNNNDVVETVAEAVPASLDAGKTPRIAEAAAPVAEEKPARKRGGRSLLFGATALVLIAAGAYYGHDYWTVGRFHVSTDDAYVKADSSTIAPKVTGYLAEVLVMDNETVKAGQPLARIDDRDFKAALDQAKADVAAAEATVNAKQASLDIQQSTIAAARATVGVDRANETFAEQNNKRYSNLATSGYAPVQTAQQAASQIAAAQATIVRDTASLDAAVKQVDLLNAELAQARAALARSEAVQHQAELNLSYATISAPVDGTVGNRTLRVGQYVQAGTQLMSVVPMTAAYVIANYKETQLTDVKAGQPVDIEVDMFPGRTYHGHVDSLAPASGQEFALLPPDNATGNFTKVVQRIPVKIVLDRDAAENGDLRPGMSVQPDINTKNDRS, from the coding sequence ATGACCATCAAGAAGCTGCATGCCTTGAACAACAACGATGTCGTCGAAACTGTTGCCGAAGCTGTCCCGGCAAGCCTTGACGCCGGCAAGACGCCGCGCATCGCCGAGGCCGCCGCCCCTGTTGCCGAGGAAAAGCCCGCCCGCAAGCGCGGCGGCCGCTCCCTGCTTTTCGGCGCCACCGCTCTCGTGCTGATCGCCGCCGGCGCCTATTACGGCCATGATTACTGGACGGTCGGCCGCTTCCATGTCTCGACCGACGACGCCTATGTGAAGGCCGACAGCAGCACCATCGCCCCGAAGGTAACAGGCTATCTCGCCGAGGTGCTCGTCATGGACAACGAGACCGTCAAGGCCGGCCAGCCGCTCGCCCGCATCGACGACCGCGATTTCAAGGCAGCCCTCGATCAGGCCAAGGCCGACGTCGCCGCAGCCGAGGCCACCGTCAACGCCAAGCAGGCTTCGCTCGATATCCAGCAATCGACGATCGCCGCCGCCCGCGCGACCGTCGGCGTCGACCGCGCCAACGAGACCTTTGCCGAGCAGAACAACAAGCGTTATTCGAACCTTGCCACCAGCGGCTATGCCCCGGTCCAGACGGCGCAGCAGGCCGCCTCGCAAATCGCTGCCGCCCAGGCCACCATTGTCCGCGACACTGCCTCACTCGACGCCGCCGTCAAGCAGGTCGACCTGCTGAACGCAGAGCTTGCCCAGGCGAGGGCGGCCCTTGCGCGTAGCGAGGCCGTCCAGCACCAAGCCGAACTCAATCTCTCTTATGCGACGATATCAGCGCCCGTCGACGGCACCGTCGGCAACCGGACGCTGCGCGTCGGCCAATATGTCCAGGCCGGCACCCAGCTCATGTCGGTCGTGCCGATGACGGCTGCCTATGTCATCGCCAACTACAAGGAAACCCAGCTCACCGACGTCAAGGCCGGCCAGCCTGTCGATATCGAGGTCGATATGTTCCCGGGCCGCACCTATCACGGCCACGTCGACAGCCTCGCGCCGGCAAGCGGCCAGGAATTCGCCCTGCTGCCGCCCGATAACGCCACCGGCAACTTCACCAAGGTCGTCCAGCGCATTCCTGTGAAGATCGTGCTCGACCGCGACGCCGCTGAAAACGGCGACCTGCGCCCCGGCATGTCCGTCCAGCCTGATATCAATACCAAGAACGACCGCAGCTAG
- a CDS encoding DHA2 family efflux MFS transporter permease subunit: MSTIAATTIAVPQPKTGASTREWIAVLAGMIGAFMAILNIQITNASLLDIEGGIGTGVDNGAWISTSYLIGEIVVIPLTAYFSSVFSFRRYILVNSVLFPLFSIGCAFAHDLGTMIVLRGLQGFAGGVLIPMAFTMVLTKLPKHQQPLGLAAFALSVTFAPAIGPTIGGYLTENYGWQTIFFINAIPSAIMAVALALTLDKQPMRLGLLREGDWAGIISMAIGLSALQTVLEEGNKEDWFSSPFIVKLSILAFVFLVAFIWIELTVEKPLVKLRLLKQRNFGIGVAVNVLVGVALFGTVYILPQYLGQVQRYNAEQIGNVLAWTGLPQLLLIPLVPMMMKRFDARYIGFLGISIFAISCFMNITLSADTAGDQFWIPNIIRAIGQALVLTPITAITTAGIAPSDAAAASGLTNMLRNLGGAVGTATLGTVLTKREQFHSNIIGQSVTLGRDEVRTRLDQLTGYFLQHGVSDHAVAAQKAVVALGQLVKRQALILGFADTFAVIGVVLAVAAVALLLTQKPRAGGGAGAH; the protein is encoded by the coding sequence ATGTCCACCATCGCAGCAACAACCATCGCTGTCCCGCAGCCGAAAACCGGCGCCAGCACCAGGGAATGGATCGCCGTTCTCGCCGGCATGATCGGCGCCTTTATGGCGATCCTCAACATCCAGATCACCAATGCCTCGCTGCTCGACATCGAGGGCGGCATCGGAACGGGCGTCGACAACGGCGCCTGGATCTCGACCTCCTACCTGATCGGCGAGATCGTCGTCATTCCGCTGACAGCCTATTTCAGCAGCGTCTTCTCGTTCCGCCGCTATATCCTCGTCAACTCAGTCCTCTTCCCGCTGTTTTCGATTGGCTGTGCCTTCGCCCACGATCTCGGCACGATGATCGTGCTGCGCGGCCTGCAGGGTTTTGCCGGCGGCGTGCTGATCCCCATGGCCTTCACCATGGTGCTGACCAAGCTGCCGAAGCACCAGCAGCCGCTCGGCCTTGCAGCCTTCGCGCTCTCGGTCACCTTCGCACCGGCGATCGGCCCGACCATCGGCGGCTATCTCACCGAAAATTACGGCTGGCAGACGATCTTCTTCATCAACGCCATCCCGAGCGCCATCATGGCGGTCGCCCTTGCCCTGACGCTCGACAAGCAGCCGATGCGGCTCGGCCTGCTGAGGGAAGGCGACTGGGCGGGGATCATCAGCATGGCGATCGGCCTCTCGGCGCTGCAGACGGTGCTCGAAGAAGGCAACAAGGAGGACTGGTTCTCCTCGCCCTTCATCGTCAAGCTGAGCATCCTCGCCTTCGTTTTCCTCGTCGCCTTCATCTGGATCGAGCTGACGGTGGAAAAGCCGCTGGTCAAGCTGCGCCTGCTGAAGCAGCGCAACTTCGGCATTGGCGTTGCCGTCAACGTGCTGGTCGGCGTCGCCCTCTTCGGCACCGTCTATATCCTGCCGCAATATCTCGGCCAGGTGCAGCGCTACAATGCCGAGCAGATCGGCAATGTGCTGGCCTGGACCGGCCTGCCGCAGCTGCTTTTGATCCCGCTCGTGCCGATGATGATGAAGCGCTTCGATGCGCGTTACATCGGCTTTCTCGGCATCTCGATCTTTGCGATCAGCTGCTTCATGAACATCACGTTGTCGGCCGATACCGCAGGCGACCAGTTCTGGATTCCGAATATCATCCGCGCCATCGGCCAGGCCCTGGTGCTGACGCCGATCACCGCCATCACCACCGCCGGCATCGCCCCTTCGGATGCGGCCGCCGCCTCGGGCCTGACCAACATGCTGCGCAATCTCGGCGGCGCCGTCGGCACGGCAACGCTCGGAACGGTGCTGACCAAACGTGAGCAGTTCCACTCGAACATCATTGGCCAGTCGGTGACGCTCGGCCGTGACGAAGTTCGCACTCGTCTCGACCAATTGACAGGCTACTTCCTGCAGCATGGCGTTTCCGATCATGCCGTCGCCGCCCAGAAAGCCGTCGTGGCGCTTGGTCAGCTCGTCAAACGCCAGGCCCTCATCCTCGGCTTTGCCGATACCTTCGCCGTCATCGGAGTGGTTCTTGCCGTTGCAGCCGTCGCCCTGCTGCTCACCCAAAAACCGCGGGCCGGCGGTGGCGCCGGCGCCCACTGA
- a CDS encoding aldose 1-epimerase family protein: MPISIRIGNQDLTIDVSSLGAEMQALTSSDGRSWLWTGDAAFWTGRSPILFPIVGKAPDDKIAIDGAVYPMAQHGFARRSEFALAASTETMCRFELAASEATRAVYPFEFQLAVVHAVEGRALTVTAEVTNRDPKPMPFGLGFHSAFAWPLPDAAGRDHIVMLDNKGEPALVRLGGGLINPAPLPSPFDTGRLVLDHSMFEQDAMIFPDGAGEGLTYGAEGGPAMHFHFDNLPNLALWTKPGAPFLCVEPWHGTAAEAGASSELSKRPSTTILAPGAVARFAFTVEIPR; encoded by the coding sequence ATGCCAATCTCCATCCGGATCGGGAATCAGGATCTCACCATCGATGTCTCCTCTCTCGGCGCCGAGATGCAGGCGCTGACATCAAGCGACGGACGCTCGTGGTTATGGACCGGCGACGCAGCCTTCTGGACCGGGCGGTCGCCTATCCTGTTTCCGATCGTCGGCAAGGCGCCTGATGACAAGATCGCGATTGACGGCGCGGTCTATCCAATGGCCCAGCATGGCTTTGCCCGCCGCAGCGAATTCGCCCTTGCGGCCTCCACCGAGACGATGTGTCGGTTCGAACTGGCCGCCTCGGAGGCGACGCGGGCGGTCTATCCGTTCGAATTTCAGCTGGCCGTCGTGCATGCGGTCGAGGGCCGCGCGTTGACTGTCACGGCGGAGGTCACCAATCGCGACCCGAAGCCGATGCCCTTCGGCCTCGGCTTCCATTCGGCCTTCGCCTGGCCATTGCCCGATGCTGCCGGCCGCGACCATATCGTCATGCTCGACAATAAAGGCGAGCCGGCGCTGGTGCGGCTGGGAGGCGGTCTCATCAATCCCGCGCCCCTGCCCTCGCCGTTCGATACCGGCCGGCTGGTGCTCGATCATTCGATGTTCGAGCAGGACGCGATGATTTTCCCTGATGGTGCGGGCGAAGGCCTGACTTATGGCGCCGAAGGCGGGCCGGCCATGCACTTCCATTTCGATAACCTGCCCAATCTTGCGCTATGGACCAAGCCGGGGGCGCCCTTCCTCTGCGTCGAGCCTTGGCATGGAACGGCTGCGGAAGCGGGAGCTTCGAGCGAGCTATCGAAGAGACCGTCGACCACGATCCTGGCACCGGGTGCTGTGGCCCGCTTTGCCTTTACGGTCGAAATTCCGCGATAG
- a CDS encoding DUF6665 family protein produces the protein MSVRPPQSFRQSEQDRNGFNVLEYELMSARADSLGRHGLKVEAALAALKAWAADRQSAEDRERLLNEASDAVWAFFIQREICGLRNNRDAIQRYGIPNEVIARLGAIRK, from the coding sequence ATGAGCGTTCGTCCGCCGCAATCCTTCAGACAATCCGAGCAGGATAGAAACGGCTTCAACGTCCTCGAATACGAGTTGATGTCGGCGCGCGCGGATTCGCTCGGACGGCACGGGCTAAAGGTGGAGGCAGCCCTTGCCGCCCTGAAGGCCTGGGCTGCCGACCGCCAGAGCGCCGAAGACCGCGAGAGGCTTCTCAACGAAGCCTCCGACGCCGTCTGGGCGTTCTTCATCCAGCGTGAGATTTGCGGCTTGCGGAACAACCGCGACGCCATCCAGCGCTACGGCATCCCGAACGAAGTGATCGCGAGATTGGGCGCGATCAGGAAATGA
- a CDS encoding ABC-F family ATP-binding cassette domain-containing protein codes for MIRIENISKQLSHRILFIEASAALNRGEKIGLVGPNGAGKTTVFRMINGEEQPDEGQVSCEKGVTIGYFNQDVGEMAGHSAVAEVMNGAGPVSIVAGELRELEAAMADPEQADNMEEIIERYGEVQARYEELDGYALEGRAREVLAGLSFSQEMMDGDVSALSGGWKMRVALARILLMRPDVMLLDEPSNHLDLESLIWLEEFLKGYEGALLMTSHDREFMNRIVTKIIEIDGGTLTAYSGDYEFYEQQRAQNEKQQQAQFERQQAMLAKEIKFIERFKARASHASQVQSRVKKLEKIDRVEPPKRRQIVSFEFQPAPRSGEDVVNLKNVHKKYGSRSIYEGLDFVVRRRERWCIMGINGAGKSTLLKLVTGSTAPDQGSVALGASVKMGYFAQHAMDILDGERTVFQMLEDQFPQAGQGPLRALAGCFGFSGDDVEKRCRVLSGGEKARLVMAIMLFDPPNLLVLDEPTNHLDLDTKEMLIKALSQYEGTMLFVSHDRHFLAALSNRVLELTPEGIHQYGGGYTEYVARTGHEAPGLRS; via the coding sequence ATGATCCGTATCGAAAATATCAGCAAGCAGCTCAGCCACCGCATCCTCTTCATCGAGGCGTCCGCAGCGCTCAACAGAGGTGAGAAGATCGGTCTCGTCGGCCCGAACGGCGCCGGCAAGACGACCGTCTTCCGGATGATCAACGGCGAGGAGCAGCCCGACGAGGGGCAGGTCTCCTGCGAGAAGGGCGTCACCATCGGCTATTTCAACCAGGATGTCGGCGAAATGGCCGGCCACAGCGCCGTTGCCGAGGTGATGAATGGTGCAGGTCCTGTCAGCATCGTTGCCGGGGAATTGCGCGAGCTCGAGGCGGCCATGGCCGATCCCGAACAGGCCGACAACATGGAGGAGATCATCGAGCGCTACGGCGAGGTGCAGGCGCGCTACGAGGAGCTGGATGGTTATGCGCTCGAGGGACGCGCCCGCGAAGTGCTCGCCGGCCTAAGCTTCAGCCAGGAGATGATGGACGGCGATGTCAGTGCGCTGTCGGGCGGCTGGAAGATGCGCGTGGCGCTCGCCCGCATTCTGCTGATGCGTCCCGACGTCATGCTGCTCGACGAGCCGAGCAACCATCTGGATCTGGAAAGCCTGATCTGGCTGGAAGAATTCCTGAAGGGCTACGAGGGCGCGCTGCTGATGACCTCGCACGACCGCGAGTTCATGAACCGTATCGTCACCAAGATCATCGAGATCGACGGCGGCACGCTGACGGCCTATTCCGGCGACTACGAATTCTACGAGCAGCAGCGGGCGCAGAACGAGAAGCAACAGCAGGCCCAGTTCGAACGCCAGCAGGCGATGCTCGCCAAGGAGATTAAGTTCATCGAGCGCTTCAAGGCACGCGCCTCGCATGCCTCGCAGGTGCAGAGCCGCGTGAAGAAACTCGAGAAGATTGACCGGGTGGAGCCGCCCAAGCGCCGTCAGATCGTTTCCTTCGAGTTCCAGCCGGCGCCGCGCTCCGGCGAGGACGTGGTCAACCTGAAGAATGTCCATAAGAAATACGGCAGCCGCAGCATCTATGAGGGTTTGGATTTCGTCGTGCGCCGCCGGGAACGCTGGTGCATCATGGGCATCAACGGCGCCGGCAAGTCGACGCTGCTGAAGCTGGTGACCGGCTCCACCGCGCCTGATCAGGGCAGCGTTGCACTGGGCGCCAGCGTCAAGATGGGTTATTTCGCCCAGCACGCCATGGACATATTGGACGGCGAGCGCACCGTGTTCCAGATGCTGGAGGACCAGTTTCCCCAGGCCGGGCAGGGGCCCTTGCGCGCGCTGGCCGGCTGCTTCGGGTTCTCCGGCGACGATGTCGAGAAGCGGTGCCGGGTCCTATCCGGTGGCGAGAAGGCGCGGCTGGTCATGGCGATCATGCTGTTCGATCCGCCGAACCTGCTCGTGCTCGACGAGCCGACGAACCATCTCGACCTCGACACCAAGGAAATGCTGATCAAGGCGCTGTCGCAATATGAGGGCACGATGCTGTTCGTCTCGCACGATCGGCATTTCCTGGCCGCACTCTCCAACCGGGTACTGGAGCTGACGCCCGAGGGCATCCATCAATATGGCGGCGGCTATACCGAATATGTGGCGCGCACCGGCCACGAGGCGCCCGGACTGCGAAGCTGA
- a CDS encoding DUF1328 domain-containing protein has protein sequence MLYYALVFLVVALIAGVLGFGGIAGASASIAQVLFFIFLVLFVVSLVMQLMRRT, from the coding sequence ATGCTTTATTACGCTCTCGTGTTTCTCGTCGTGGCCTTGATTGCCGGCGTCCTCGGATTTGGCGGCATCGCAGGGGCTTCAGCTTCCATTGCCCAGGTTCTGTTCTTCATTTTCCTGGTGCTGTTCGTCGTCTCGCTCGTTATGCAACTGATGAGAAGAACCTAG
- a CDS encoding EF-hand domain-containing protein translates to MKTLALVTTFILCQCVGAVAQQQQQPGSMYQGQMDRLDTNTTKTVDRSEYETFMGTAFGSLDKNKDGSLQSDETVQILTAAQFTLTDANHDGRISRSEFMQRVMADFATADHDRDGNLQ, encoded by the coding sequence ATGAAGACCTTGGCTTTGGTGACCACATTCATACTGTGCCAATGCGTTGGGGCAGTGGCGCAACAACAGCAACAGCCCGGATCGATGTATCAGGGCCAGATGGATCGGCTTGACACGAATACCACCAAGACCGTCGACCGATCGGAATACGAGACCTTCATGGGCACGGCTTTCGGAAGTCTCGACAAAAACAAGGACGGCAGCCTGCAGTCCGATGAGACGGTGCAGATTCTGACGGCCGCGCAATTCACTTTGACCGACGCGAACCACGACGGCCGCATCAGCCGCAGCGAATTCATGCAGCGGGTGATGGCGGATTTCGCGACAGCCGACCACGACCGGGACGGAAACCTTCAGTGA
- a CDS encoding DUF992 domain-containing protein — MKKIVATAFAAVSLTLVGAGAVNAADLVTRTYEEPDLRNGVKIGYLTCDIGGGTGYVLGSSKEADCIFQSTVGNELSDRYTGEVRKLGIDIGFTTRSRLIWAVFAPTAGYHRGSLAGLYVGATAEATLGAGVGANLLVGGTSGSIHLQTVSLTGQLGLNVAAGSASMTLTAAN, encoded by the coding sequence ATGAAGAAAATTGTTGCGACGGCGTTTGCCGCGGTATCGTTGACGCTTGTCGGTGCGGGGGCGGTCAATGCCGCTGACCTCGTCACGAGGACATATGAAGAGCCGGATCTGCGCAATGGCGTGAAAATCGGCTACCTCACCTGCGATATTGGTGGCGGCACGGGTTACGTGCTCGGTTCCTCCAAAGAGGCTGACTGCATCTTCCAGTCGACCGTCGGCAACGAACTTTCGGATCGTTATACCGGCGAAGTGAGAAAGCTCGGCATCGACATTGGCTTCACCACGCGCAGCCGCCTGATCTGGGCCGTGTTCGCGCCGACGGCCGGCTATCACCGCGGATCGCTCGCCGGCCTCTATGTCGGCGCTACTGCCGAGGCGACGCTCGGCGCCGGTGTCGGCGCCAATCTCCTGGTTGGCGGCACCTCCGGTTCGATCCATCTGCAGACGGTCAGCCTGACCGGTCAGCTCGGCCTCAACGTTGCGGCCGGCAGTGCCTCGATGACGCTGACGGCAGCGAATTGA
- a CDS encoding LysR family transcriptional regulator produces MVHSSPVLPPLDTLETFARAARLGSFSAAAEESGITHGAVSRQVSRLERWMGVRLFAREARGVRLTPEGMRFFARAEEALALLGNSGERWLPRRNKAVVRLSVTPSVASLWLFQRLPKLEGNELHVELTLEHRLADFGEGTDLAIRCGKGPWAGVRALPLWQEKSFPIAASMLADRLGQRSDALSLLEMPILHDSNIEGWRRWLSREGVDYTPRGHDRRFEDYNLVIDACAQGLGIALARPPLSDAALATGRVVAVSERTLDYHVAFHLIRPDDALRSPAIEFASRFLREAGHDEATIATFIAPGRVKA; encoded by the coding sequence ATGGTTCACAGCTCGCCAGTGCTTCCGCCGCTCGATACGCTCGAGACCTTTGCCCGTGCCGCCCGGCTCGGATCGTTCTCGGCCGCGGCGGAGGAAAGCGGCATCACCCACGGCGCGGTGTCTCGGCAGGTCTCGCGCCTGGAGCGCTGGATGGGCGTACGGCTGTTTGCGCGCGAAGCTCGGGGCGTGCGCCTGACGCCGGAAGGTATGCGGTTCTTCGCGCGGGCGGAGGAAGCGCTCGCGCTGCTCGGCAATAGCGGCGAGCGCTGGCTGCCTCGTCGCAACAAAGCAGTGGTGCGCCTTTCGGTGACGCCCTCCGTCGCCTCTCTATGGCTGTTTCAGCGCCTGCCGAAGCTCGAAGGAAACGAGCTGCATGTCGAGTTGACGCTCGAACACCGGCTGGCGGATTTCGGCGAAGGCACGGATCTCGCCATTCGCTGCGGCAAGGGGCCGTGGGCCGGCGTGCGTGCCCTGCCGCTCTGGCAGGAGAAATCGTTTCCGATCGCCGCCTCGATGCTGGCGGACCGGCTCGGGCAGCGCTCCGATGCCCTTTCGCTGCTCGAGATGCCGATCCTGCATGATTCGAATATTGAAGGCTGGCGCCGCTGGCTCTCCCGTGAGGGTGTCGACTACACGCCGCGCGGCCACGACCGGCGCTTCGAGGACTACAATCTGGTGATCGATGCCTGTGCGCAGGGGCTCGGCATCGCGCTCGCGCGCCCGCCGCTGTCGGATGCCGCGCTGGCCACCGGGCGCGTCGTAGCCGTCTCGGAGCGGACACTCGATTACCATGTGGCCTTTCACCTGATTAGACCGGACGATGCGCTTAGAAGCCCTGCCATCGAATTCGCCAGCCGCTTTCTGCGCGAGGCTGGCCATGACGAGGCGACGATCGCTACTTTTATCGCACCCGGTCGAGTAAAAGCGTAG
- a CDS encoding DMT family transporter: MEAKMSMAASAPISTKQQGGFDLVAFAAILVTILFWASSFVVIRICLGPLTPIELATARYVAAGVIALVYLVIYRPMPEKRDFVRLSVAAVLFIAAYAVLLNTGEQTVAAGPASFIINTMPVFTALIATFALGERFGRWGWAGTAISFGGVALIAVASDGGFKLDPNAVLILGAALCSAIASVLQKPLLGRLPALAVTAWILLIGSVPLFPAVPATIQALAAAPAKVNWGVAYLVIFPTAIGYLTWAIALKRLTAARASNFLYGVPPVATLIGFVWLSETPTMLGAIGGVMAIFGVLVVNVMRKR, from the coding sequence GTGGAGGCGAAAATGAGCATGGCGGCAAGCGCACCGATTTCGACGAAACAGCAAGGCGGGTTTGATCTGGTGGCCTTTGCGGCGATCCTCGTCACCATCCTCTTCTGGGCGTCCTCCTTCGTGGTGATCCGGATCTGCCTCGGACCGCTGACGCCGATCGAACTGGCGACAGCCCGCTATGTGGCAGCCGGTGTCATCGCGCTCGTCTATCTCGTTATCTACCGGCCGATGCCGGAAAAACGCGATTTCGTTCGTCTCTCCGTTGCCGCCGTGCTTTTCATTGCTGCCTATGCGGTTCTGCTGAACACCGGCGAGCAGACCGTTGCCGCTGGACCGGCGAGCTTCATCATTAACACCATGCCGGTCTTCACCGCCCTCATCGCCACATTCGCGCTCGGCGAGCGCTTCGGCCGCTGGGGCTGGGCGGGCACCGCGATTTCCTTCGGCGGCGTGGCGCTGATTGCAGTCGCCTCCGACGGTGGTTTCAAGCTCGATCCAAATGCGGTCCTCATCCTTGGCGCAGCGCTTTGCTCAGCGATCGCCAGCGTGTTGCAGAAGCCGCTGCTCGGGCGGCTGCCGGCGCTTGCCGTCACTGCCTGGATCCTGCTGATCGGTTCCGTGCCGCTGTTTCCGGCCGTTCCAGCGACGATCCAGGCGCTTGCCGCCGCACCGGCGAAGGTGAACTGGGGGGTTGCCTATCTCGTCATCTTCCCAACCGCGATCGGCTACCTCACTTGGGCGATTGCCCTGAAGCGGTTGACCGCCGCCCGCGCCTCGAATTTCCTCTACGGCGTTCCGCCGGTCGCCACGCTGATCGGGTTCGTCTGGCTGAGCGAAACACCGACCATGCTCGGCGCAATCGGCGGCGTCATGGCAATCTTCGGCGTGCTGGTCGTCAACGTGATGCGGAAGCGGTAG
- a CDS encoding DeoR/GlpR family DNA-binding transcription regulator has protein sequence MFLTDRQIEIVAIAKSSGRVLVEELASRFSVTPQTIRKDLNDLCDAQLLTRIHGGATFPSGTENVKYEARRQIAASEKQAIGIATVELIPSGASLFINIGTTTEAVGEALANHHELMVITNNINVANRLRLFPAIEVVIAGGVVRGSDGGIVGEAAVDFIRQFKVDYAVIGASAIDIDGALLDYDFREVKVAQAIIANARHVILVADSTKFERTAPVRIGQLSQVHTFITDHCPVPSIRSLCLENNVKLIETNGRFR, from the coding sequence ATGTTCTTGACCGACCGGCAAATTGAAATCGTGGCGATTGCGAAATCGAGCGGCAGGGTTCTGGTGGAGGAGCTCGCCTCCCGCTTTTCGGTGACGCCCCAGACGATCCGCAAGGACCTGAACGATCTCTGCGATGCGCAGCTGCTGACGCGCATCCATGGCGGCGCCACATTCCCGAGTGGGACGGAGAATGTCAAATACGAAGCGCGCCGCCAGATCGCCGCTTCCGAGAAACAGGCGATCGGCATTGCGACGGTCGAGCTCATCCCGAGCGGCGCCTCGCTCTTCATCAACATCGGAACGACGACAGAGGCGGTGGGCGAGGCGCTCGCCAACCATCACGAGCTGATGGTGATCACCAACAATATAAACGTTGCCAATAGGTTGCGCCTTTTCCCGGCAATCGAGGTGGTAATCGCAGGCGGGGTCGTGCGCGGTTCGGACGGCGGGATCGTCGGCGAGGCGGCCGTCGATTTCATCCGCCAGTTCAAAGTCGACTACGCCGTGATCGGCGCGTCTGCGATCGACATCGACGGTGCGCTTCTTGACTACGATTTTCGCGAAGTGAAGGTCGCTCAGGCAATCATCGCCAATGCCCGACATGTCATTCTCGTTGCCGATTCGACGAAGTTTGAACGCACCGCACCCGTCAGGATCGGCCAGCTTTCCCAGGTTCATACCTTCATCACCGATCACTGTCCGGTGCCGTCGATCCGCAGTCTCTGCCTCGAAAACAATGTGAAGCTGATCGAAACCAACGGCAGATTTCGTTAG